From the genome of Gracilibacillus salitolerans, one region includes:
- a CDS encoding dipeptidase, producing the protein MIIDCHCDALYKMWSHRIDFDDDSVLDVNYQKWMDSPVKVQCFAIYIPEHIPTESKFTVALHMIDLFFEKIIKPFSNIHFIQTKEEIERLEPNEKGAMLTLEGLDCIGADLYKLRILLRLGVKMIGMSWNQANLAVDGIGEPRGSGLSSLGRKVIQLANQQKVWIDLAHISEQGFDEAVALSDFLIVSHANSRSVCPHSRNLNEQQVRKIIDNNGLIGITFVSYFVTTNDNATVNDLLRHISYFLSVGGEDHLVFGSDFDGTDQFVDNLSSVNQYSFLQAALKRTFSASVIQKISYQNFIKHFPG; encoded by the coding sequence ATGATTATCGATTGTCATTGTGATGCGTTATATAAAATGTGGTCGCACCGTATCGATTTTGATGATGATTCGGTTTTGGATGTGAATTATCAAAAATGGATGGATAGTCCTGTAAAAGTGCAGTGTTTCGCCATTTATATTCCAGAACACATCCCAACAGAATCAAAATTCACTGTAGCATTACATATGATTGATCTTTTTTTTGAGAAAATTATTAAACCGTTTTCTAATATTCATTTCATTCAAACGAAAGAAGAGATTGAAAGATTGGAACCAAACGAAAAAGGTGCCATGCTGACATTAGAAGGGTTGGATTGTATAGGGGCGGACCTGTACAAATTAAGAATACTGCTTCGACTGGGCGTCAAAATGATTGGTATGTCTTGGAATCAAGCAAATCTAGCTGTAGACGGAATAGGGGAGCCGAGAGGAAGCGGACTTAGCTCACTGGGAAGAAAAGTAATCCAACTAGCTAATCAACAGAAGGTATGGATTGACCTCGCGCATATTTCTGAACAAGGATTTGATGAAGCAGTAGCACTTAGTGACTTTTTGATAGTCTCTCATGCAAATAGCCGATCGGTTTGTCCACATTCTCGTAATCTTAATGAACAACAAGTACGTAAAATTATCGATAATAATGGATTAATTGGCATCACGTTCGTTTCATATTTTGTGACAACAAATGATAATGCCACTGTCAACGACCTCTTGAGACATATATCTTATTTTCTAAGTGTTGGCGGTGAAGATCATCTCGTATTTGGATCGGATTTCGATGGAACAGACCAATTTGTTGACAATCTATCTTCCGTTAACCAATACAGCTTTTTGCAAGCCGCATTGAAACGAACATTTTCTGCATCAGTCATCCAGAAAATCAGTTACCAGAATTTTATCAAGCATTTTCCTGGATAA
- a CDS encoding stage V sporulation protein S: MDILKVSAKSNPNSVAGALANVLRERGSAEIQAIGAGALNQAVKAVAIARGFVAPSGVDLICIPAFTDIMIDNEERTAIKLIVEPR; the protein is encoded by the coding sequence ATGGATATATTAAAAGTTTCAGCAAAATCAAACCCGAATTCTGTAGCAGGCGCACTTGCAAATGTATTACGTGAACGTGGTTCAGCGGAAATCCAAGCGATAGGTGCTGGTGCACTTAATCAAGCAGTGAAAGCAGTTGCGATCGCACGTGGTTTTGTTGCTCCAAGTGGAGTGGATCTCATTTGTATTCCAGCTTTTACTGATATTATGATTGATAATGAAGAACGTACAGCTATAAAGTTAATTGTCGAGCCGAGATAA
- a CDS encoding RicAFT regulatory complex protein RicA family protein yields the protein MAKYTRAEVIEEAHNLANKMANIEEIDRFKQLEAKLNESNKIQSSIKKIKALQKQAVNFQAYGKHEALKRVEAEIDRLQEEIDEIPVVQEFKESQVVINDLLQLVTNTIAREITNEVIRSTDGDVLAGETGSKKGQSHC from the coding sequence ATGGCAAAATATACTAGAGCAGAAGTGATCGAGGAAGCTCATAACTTAGCTAACAAAATGGCTAACATTGAAGAAATCGACCGCTTTAAACAATTAGAAGCAAAACTTAATGAAAGCAATAAAATTCAAAGCTCGATTAAAAAAATTAAAGCATTACAAAAACAAGCAGTTAACTTCCAAGCTTACGGGAAACATGAAGCATTAAAACGTGTGGAAGCAGAAATCGATCGCCTCCAAGAAGAGATAGATGAAATTCCTGTTGTGCAGGAATTTAAGGAATCACAAGTTGTTATAAATGATCTTCTTCAGCTTGTGACCAATACAATTGCTAGAGAGATTACAAATGAAGTGATTCGCTCTACAGACGGAGATGTATTAGCCGGAGAAACAGGATCAAAAAAAGGACAAAGCCATTGTTAA
- the miaB gene encoding tRNA (N6-isopentenyl adenosine(37)-C2)-methylthiotransferase MiaB, with amino-acid sequence MNEKQRLESKQINQKSSTDVKSDANDNLDRLKNMSSDDLISRYFQTTYEPPNMRKAKKRLKKDVDIHYDFDIPLEMRAIGKGKKFLIRTYGCQMNEHDTEVMAGILTQMGYTTTEDTNDADIILLNTCAIRENAENKVFGELGHLKSLKTENPDLILGVCGCMSQEESVVNRILKKHPFVDLIFGTHNIHRLPQLINEAMFGKEMVVEVWSKEGDIIENLPKARKGKIKAWVNIMYGCDKFCTYCIVPYTRGKERSRMPEDIIQEVRHLAAQGYKEVTLLGQNVNAYGKDLEFDYGLGDLMEEINKIDIPRVRFTTSHPRDFDDRLIEVLAKGGNLLDHIHLPVQSGSSDILRVMARRYTRESYLELVRKIREAMPNATLTTDIIVGFPNETDEQFEETMTLVEEVGFESAYTFIYSPREGTPSARWEDNIPMEVKKERLQRLNALVNKQSAEAMKQYKGETVKVLVEGESKKDPDVLSGYTERNKLVNFKGPKSVIGEIVEVKITNTKTWTLDGEMVESAVEVK; translated from the coding sequence ATGAACGAGAAACAACGATTAGAAAGTAAACAAATCAACCAAAAGAGTTCGACGGACGTAAAATCCGATGCGAACGATAATTTAGATCGATTAAAAAACATGTCAAGTGATGATTTGATTTCGAGATATTTTCAAACAACTTATGAACCACCTAACATGCGTAAAGCAAAAAAACGTTTAAAAAAAGACGTAGATATTCATTATGATTTTGACATTCCATTAGAGATGAGAGCAATTGGTAAAGGGAAAAAATTTCTTATTCGTACTTATGGTTGCCAGATGAATGAGCATGACACAGAAGTAATGGCAGGTATTCTAACGCAAATGGGTTATACCACAACAGAAGATACAAACGATGCCGACATTATTTTATTAAATACATGTGCGATCCGTGAGAACGCAGAGAATAAAGTATTTGGTGAACTCGGGCATCTTAAATCATTGAAAACAGAAAATCCTGATTTAATCTTAGGAGTCTGTGGATGTATGTCTCAAGAAGAGTCAGTTGTTAATCGTATCTTGAAAAAACATCCTTTCGTTGACTTGATTTTTGGTACACATAACATTCACCGTTTACCACAATTAATTAATGAAGCGATGTTTGGTAAGGAAATGGTTGTCGAAGTTTGGTCTAAAGAAGGCGACATTATTGAAAACCTTCCAAAAGCTCGTAAAGGTAAAATCAAAGCATGGGTTAACATTATGTACGGCTGTGATAAGTTCTGTACCTACTGTATTGTCCCGTATACCCGAGGTAAAGAGCGTAGCCGTATGCCGGAAGATATAATTCAGGAAGTGCGTCACCTTGCTGCACAAGGATACAAAGAGGTTACATTGTTAGGGCAAAATGTTAACGCATATGGGAAAGATTTGGAATTTGATTATGGTCTAGGTGACTTAATGGAAGAAATCAATAAAATTGATATTCCACGAGTTCGTTTTACTACGTCACACCCTAGAGATTTTGATGATCGCTTAATTGAAGTATTGGCAAAAGGTGGTAACCTGTTAGATCACATTCACTTACCAGTTCAATCTGGCAGCTCTGATATCCTTCGTGTAATGGCTCGTCGTTACACAAGAGAAAGCTACTTAGAATTAGTAAGAAAAATTAGAGAAGCAATGCCAAACGCTACATTAACAACTGATATTATTGTAGGCTTCCCAAATGAAACAGATGAACAATTTGAAGAAACAATGACACTTGTAGAAGAAGTTGGATTTGAAAGTGCTTATACGTTTATCTATTCTCCTAGAGAGGGTACACCATCTGCACGATGGGAAGACAATATCCCGATGGAAGTCAAGAAAGAACGTCTGCAACGCTTAAATGCATTAGTGAATAAACAATCAGCAGAAGCGATGAAACAGTATAAAGGTGAAACTGTTAAAGTACTAGTAGAAGGTGAAAGTAAAAAAGATCCTGATGTTTTATCAGGTTATACAGAGCGAAATAAATTAGTGAACTTTAAAGGACCAAAATCTGTCATTGGTGAAATTGTTGAGGTGAAGATTACTAACACTAAGACTTGGACATTAGATGGAGAAATGGTCGAATCAGCAGTTGAGGTGAAATAA
- a CDS encoding TIGR00282 family metallophosphoesterase has translation MKILFIGDVVGSPGRNIVQEYLPKLKTKYQPHVTIINGENAAAGKGITEKIYKSLLEWGAQALTMGNHTWDKREIFNFIDDATYMVRPGNLPPDTPGNDIVYIKSNGQEIAVINLLGRTFMQPVDDPFRKLEELINKAKKRTNIIFVDFHAEATSEKQAFGWFSDGKVSAVVGTHTHVQTADNRILPNGTAYITDVGMTGPYDGILGMEREAVIKKFLTGLPVRFEVPKTERAQLSGVLIDVDNASGKAIKIDRIQINDDHPFFT, from the coding sequence ATGAAGATTTTATTTATTGGTGACGTTGTAGGTTCACCAGGCAGAAATATAGTACAAGAATATTTACCAAAATTAAAAACGAAATATCAACCGCACGTAACAATTATTAACGGTGAAAATGCAGCAGCAGGTAAAGGGATTACCGAGAAAATTTATAAGAGCTTACTTGAGTGGGGTGCACAGGCGCTTACAATGGGGAATCATACATGGGATAAGCGAGAAATCTTTAACTTTATTGATGATGCCACCTATATGGTTCGACCGGGAAATTTACCGCCCGATACGCCTGGAAATGATATTGTCTACATTAAATCCAATGGGCAAGAAATTGCTGTTATCAATTTGCTTGGCAGAACGTTTATGCAGCCAGTCGATGACCCGTTTCGTAAACTAGAAGAATTGATTAATAAGGCAAAAAAACGAACCAATATTATTTTTGTTGACTTTCATGCAGAAGCTACAAGTGAAAAACAGGCTTTTGGATGGTTTTCTGATGGAAAAGTAAGTGCGGTTGTCGGAACCCATACACATGTGCAAACGGCAGATAATCGTATATTACCAAATGGCACAGCATATATAACTGATGTTGGTATGACAGGTCCTTATGACGGAATATTGGGAATGGAAAGAGAAGCTGTCATTAAGAAATTCCTAACTGGATTGCCTGTCCGATTTGAGGTTCCGAAAACAGAGCGTGCCCAATTAAGTGGTGTATTAATTGATGTCGATAACGCTTCTGGAAAGGCAATAAAAATCGATCGCATTCAAATAAATGATGATCATCCATTCTTCACCTAA